One Mustelus asterias chromosome 12, sMusAst1.hap1.1, whole genome shotgun sequence genomic region harbors:
- the wsb1 gene encoding WD repeat and SOCS box-containing protein 1 isoform X1 — MASFPESANQNEIAQARLIADLWAPVAPFEQKSGRETWTVAFAPDGSYFAWSQGHRVVKLVPWSLHANKRLCSDELDNTVNKNPRKPSGDDQKNHPEEHTIDCGDIVWALAFGSSVPEKQSRCVNVEWHRFKFGQDQLLLATGLSNGRIKIWDVYTGKFLLNLMDHNEVVRDLTFAPDGSLILVSASRDKTLRVWDLKDDGNMVTVMRGHHNWVYCCAFSPDSTILCSVGAGKAVFLWNMEKYTMIRKLEGHLNDVVSCEFSPDGALLATASYDTRVIVWDPHRGSILLELGHLFPPPTPIFAGGANDRWVRSVAFCHDGLHIASIADDKMVRFWGIGGDCPAEVAPLSNGLCCAFSPDGSVLATGTQDGSVHFWATPKHVPSLQHLCRMALRRVMVTSSVESLPIPPKIVDYLTYLTI, encoded by the exons ATGGCCAGCTTCCCAGAATCTGCCAACCAGAATGAAATAG CACAGGCCCGGCTAATTGCTGATCTTTGGGCACCTGTTGCTCCGTTTGAACAAAAGTCTGGCCGTGAAACCTGGACTGTGGCTTTTGCGCCTGATGGCTCGTATTTCGCTTGGTCTCAGGGTCATCGTGTAGTGAAGTTGGTTCCTTGGTCTCTGCACGCAAATAA AAGATTATGTAGCGATGAGCTTGATAATACGGTCAATAAGAATCCCAGGAAGCCAAGTGGTGACGATCAAAAAAACCATCCAGAAGAGCATACTATCGACTGTGGTGATATTGTGTGGGCTCTTGCTTTTGGTTCCTCTGTACCTGAGAAGCAGAGTCGCTGCGTGAACGTTGAATGGCACAGATTCAAGTTTGGGCAGGACCAGTTGCTGCTGGCAACTGGCTTGAGCAATGGACGTATCAAAATTTGGGACGTGTACACAG GTAAATTTCTCCTTAATTTGATGGATCACAATGAGGTTGTTCGTGATTTGACCTTTGCACCTGATGGCAGCCTTATCTTGGTATCTGCATCGAGAGATAAGACTCTGAGGGTCTGGGATCTTAAGGATGATG GCAATATGGTGACTGTAATGAGGGGACATCACAACTGGGTTTACTGCTGTGCCTTCTCCCCAGATTCAACTATTCTGTGCTCTGTTGGAGCTGGGAAAGCG GTTTTTCTTTGGAACATGGAAAAGTACACCATGATTCGTAAACTAGAAGGTCACCTTAATGATGTGGTATCATGTGAATTCTCTCCTGACGGAGCATTATTGGCTACAGCCTCATATGATACACGAGTTATTGTCTGGGATCCACACAGAGGCAGTATTTTGTTGGAGTTGGG ACATCTGTTTCCACCTCCAACTCCAATATTTGCTGGTGGAGCGAATGATCGCTGGGTGCGTTCTGTTGCCTTTTGCCACGATGGTTTGCACATCGCTAGCATTGCTGATGACAA AATGGTGAGATTCTGGGGGATTGGTGGCGATTGCCCTGCAGAGGTTGCTCCTCTAAGTAATGGACTGTGTTGTGCCTTTTCTCCAGATGGTAGTGTTCTTGCTACAGG GACCCAAGATGGTAGTGTTCACTTCTGGGCCACTCCCAAGCATGTCCCTAGTCTTCAGCATCTCTGTCGCATGGCTCTACGAAGAGTGATGGTCACCAGCTCTGTTGAGAGCCTGCCTATACCACCAAAGATAGTTGACTACCTAACATATCTCACAATCTGA
- the wsb1 gene encoding WD repeat and SOCS box-containing protein 1 isoform X2, whose protein sequence is MASFPESANQNEIAQARLIADLWAPVAPFEQKSGRETWTVAFAPDGSYFAWSQGHRVVKLVPWSLHANKLCSDELDNTVNKNPRKPSGDDQKNHPEEHTIDCGDIVWALAFGSSVPEKQSRCVNVEWHRFKFGQDQLLLATGLSNGRIKIWDVYTGKFLLNLMDHNEVVRDLTFAPDGSLILVSASRDKTLRVWDLKDDGNMVTVMRGHHNWVYCCAFSPDSTILCSVGAGKAVFLWNMEKYTMIRKLEGHLNDVVSCEFSPDGALLATASYDTRVIVWDPHRGSILLELGHLFPPPTPIFAGGANDRWVRSVAFCHDGLHIASIADDKMVRFWGIGGDCPAEVAPLSNGLCCAFSPDGSVLATGTQDGSVHFWATPKHVPSLQHLCRMALRRVMVTSSVESLPIPPKIVDYLTYLTI, encoded by the exons ATGGCCAGCTTCCCAGAATCTGCCAACCAGAATGAAATAG CACAGGCCCGGCTAATTGCTGATCTTTGGGCACCTGTTGCTCCGTTTGAACAAAAGTCTGGCCGTGAAACCTGGACTGTGGCTTTTGCGCCTGATGGCTCGTATTTCGCTTGGTCTCAGGGTCATCGTGTAGTGAAGTTGGTTCCTTGGTCTCTGCACGCAAATAA ATTATGTAGCGATGAGCTTGATAATACGGTCAATAAGAATCCCAGGAAGCCAAGTGGTGACGATCAAAAAAACCATCCAGAAGAGCATACTATCGACTGTGGTGATATTGTGTGGGCTCTTGCTTTTGGTTCCTCTGTACCTGAGAAGCAGAGTCGCTGCGTGAACGTTGAATGGCACAGATTCAAGTTTGGGCAGGACCAGTTGCTGCTGGCAACTGGCTTGAGCAATGGACGTATCAAAATTTGGGACGTGTACACAG GTAAATTTCTCCTTAATTTGATGGATCACAATGAGGTTGTTCGTGATTTGACCTTTGCACCTGATGGCAGCCTTATCTTGGTATCTGCATCGAGAGATAAGACTCTGAGGGTCTGGGATCTTAAGGATGATG GCAATATGGTGACTGTAATGAGGGGACATCACAACTGGGTTTACTGCTGTGCCTTCTCCCCAGATTCAACTATTCTGTGCTCTGTTGGAGCTGGGAAAGCG GTTTTTCTTTGGAACATGGAAAAGTACACCATGATTCGTAAACTAGAAGGTCACCTTAATGATGTGGTATCATGTGAATTCTCTCCTGACGGAGCATTATTGGCTACAGCCTCATATGATACACGAGTTATTGTCTGGGATCCACACAGAGGCAGTATTTTGTTGGAGTTGGG ACATCTGTTTCCACCTCCAACTCCAATATTTGCTGGTGGAGCGAATGATCGCTGGGTGCGTTCTGTTGCCTTTTGCCACGATGGTTTGCACATCGCTAGCATTGCTGATGACAA AATGGTGAGATTCTGGGGGATTGGTGGCGATTGCCCTGCAGAGGTTGCTCCTCTAAGTAATGGACTGTGTTGTGCCTTTTCTCCAGATGGTAGTGTTCTTGCTACAGG GACCCAAGATGGTAGTGTTCACTTCTGGGCCACTCCCAAGCATGTCCCTAGTCTTCAGCATCTCTGTCGCATGGCTCTACGAAGAGTGATGGTCACCAGCTCTGTTGAGAGCCTGCCTATACCACCAAAGATAGTTGACTACCTAACATATCTCACAATCTGA